A region from the Leptolyngbya iicbica LK genome encodes:
- a CDS encoding CCE_0567 family metalloprotein, producing MPTSTPTDLDALKKQIKRLNSKAGQMKMDLHDIAEGLPADLEKLPDAAAATFDIFCQLRDLKQQLKTLEQDQ from the coding sequence ATGCCCACCTCCACCCCCACCGACCTCGACGCCCTGAAAAAACAAATCAAGCGGCTCAACAGCAAGGCCGGCCAGATGAAGATGGACCTTCACGACATTGCTGAAGGTCTCCCCGCCGATCTCGAAAAGCTGCCCGATGCTGCCGCTGCCACCTTCGACATCTTCTGCCAACTACGCGACCTCAAGCAACAACTCAAAACCCTGGAGCAAGACCAATGA
- the nifW gene encoding nitrogenase-stabilizing/protective protein NifW, translating into MNPTLVNFNTLSQAEEYLEFFGIPFDPQVVNVNRLHILKKFSQFIRENNIDAASLTDATTFTQTCDALASAYNLFTTSTSVEQKLFKVFQDHPSNVVMVSEIEIE; encoded by the coding sequence ATGAACCCCACCCTCGTCAACTTCAACACCCTCAGCCAAGCCGAAGAGTACCTGGAGTTCTTCGGCATCCCCTTCGATCCCCAAGTCGTCAACGTCAACCGCCTGCACATCCTCAAGAAATTCTCCCAATTCATCCGCGAAAACAACATCGACGCCGCCAGCCTCACCGACGCAACCACCTTCACCCAAACCTGCGACGCCCTCGCCAGCGCCTACAACCTGTTCACCACCTCCACCTCCGTCGAACAAAAACTGTTCAAAGTCTTCCAAGATCACCCCAGCAACGTCGTCATGGTTTCCGAAATCGAGATTGAATAG